CACCAcaccaccggtggcacccgtcacatgtactgccccaccggtggcacccgtcacaTGTACTGCCCCACCGGTGACACCCGTCACATGTACTGCCACCAcaccaccggtggcacccgtcacaTCTACTGCCCCACCGGTGACACCCGTCAAATGTACTGCCACCTCAcaaccggtggcacccgtcacatgtactgccccaccggtggcacccgtcacaTGTACTGCCACCTcaccaccggtggcacccgtcacaTGTACTGCCACCACACCACAGGTGGCACCCGTCACATGTACTGCCACCACACCACCGGTGACACCCGTCACATGTACTGCCACCACACCACCGGTGACACCCGTCACATGTACTGCTACCACACTACCGGTGACACCCGTCACATGTACTGCCCCACCGGTGACACCCGTCACATGTACTGCCACCAcaccaccggtggcacccgtcacaTCTACTGCCCCACCGGTGACACCCGTCACATGTACTGCCCCACCGGTGAAACCCGTCACATGTACTGCCACCTcaccaccggtggcacccgtcacaTGTACTGCCACCACACCACAGGTGGCACCCGTCACATGTACTGCCACCACACCACCGGTGACACCCGTCACATGTACTGCTACCACACTACCGGTGACACCCGTCACATGTACTGCTACCACACTACCGGTGACACCCGTCACATGtactgccccaccggtggcactcgTCACATGTACTGCCCCACCGGTGACACCCGTCACATGTACTGCCACCAcaccaccggtggcacccgtcacatgtactgccccaccggtggcactcgTCACATGtactgccccaccggtggcacccgtcacaTGTACTGCCACCTcaccaccggtggcacccgtcacaTGTACTGCCACCAcaccaccggtggcacccgtcacaTGTACTGCCACCAcaccaccggtggcacccgtcacaTGTACTGCCACCACACCACCGGTGACACCCGTCACATGTACTGCTACCACACTACCGGTGACACCCGTCACATGtactgccccaccggtggcactcgTCACATGTACTGCCCCACCGGTGACACCCGTCACATGTACTGCCACCAcaccaccggtggcacccgtcacatgtactgccccaccggtggcactcgTCACATGTACTGCCACCACACCACCGGTGACACCCGTCACATGTACTGCCACCAcaccaccggtggcacccgtcacaTGTACTGCCACCACACCACCGGTGACACCCGTCACATGTACTGCTACCACACTACCGGTGACACCCGTCACATGTACTGCCTACACACCACCGGTGGCACTCGTCACATGTACTGCCACCACAGGTGAAAAGTCCGTCATTTTATTTACACGAATAAATGTGCAAGATATCACCAAAGTGATGAAAAggtatgcacaagttcaaaatatggaatagcctttattttatttctgtggTGATTGAAAGGATACATACAAGAGCCGTTTTCTACGATCGAATTTCTTGTGGACCTTTTCCGCGTCCCATGCCTGCGTCTCTCTTAAAACCGCGCAGACGGAACAACAGTTTTTGCGGCATGAATTAACGTTATCGTTGTCATTTGTGGAATTGTTTTGGTATTATATACCTTATACAAAATTACGTTGGTTATGTCTAACTGATCCCTGGTTATATAACACTCAGAGACAAATAACTCAATAACACTTTCGTATTTGTATGGAACTGTAGATATCAGCACTGATTAGTAGCAAATTACTACATTCCAGTATCGCATTCGGTATGTTTAATTAACGGATATTTTCTGTATGCTCGACAGAGTCTTAAGGACAATGACATCTTTAGGAAGCAATTGGTTTCAGCGTTAGAGAGGCGATATCATCGAGAACAACGTCTTCTATATGAGTACTTGGATATTTTATTCTCGACAAAAACGTGTTATCGTTAGGGCCTCAAGGGTTTATCATTTGTGGATGAATTGTAAACTGTATCCTAAATTACATTTCTATGAGTCTGCACATCCATGCAAAAACAATTATCGAATAAGTTGTGTtataagaatttaaaaaataagtttatttCGCAGTAGATTGATTCATGTCTAATTCAATTCTAATAAAACCGTAAATCTATATCCCACGACTCGTGGAAACATATTCAAAAACAATATTCGAAAGTTCaaagtatctttttttttctaaattcagaaaataataactacgactttttgtttgtttttacaataattGCTTACAGATATGATCAATAAGACAAGAAAAACGTAGACATAATTACTGCGTGGGCAATAGGCAATTCAACGCAAAATAACTAACAAAATCCAAActgtttagtttttaaatttaaaaagaatatacTGAATTTGTaaccattttaaaaaaggtttttggaaaataaaataattattacattattaaaattacaatttacttatattttcttgcttgGAATATGAATATTTCTATAACAATGCATTTCTTGACATAGTAATATTTTGTAGTATCTCAGTATCAACGTTTGTCTAacataatttcgtacgtatgcaTTTATTAGTTCTTCCAAACggccaaacaaaatttgaaataatttgacCAAAGGtcattacaaaatttaatgtatttatccgtataatggtttatatttaaaacatgctaAGGTAAtatagtttgttgtttttttaaacgagAGGAATAAACATGCTAGGAccgtttatattaatatattatacctAAACTGTTTACGAAACAATTCtaatacacatacattttaattCTGATCGGGATAATAGGTCGGGTACAACGTATTTTAAGAATCCGTGTGCATaagcaaaaataacaaaataatgaatgacgtcataattaattttaaaaagtgacagAGGTCCTTTTCTTGCCGTCAGACGTGCAACATGCAATATCTCTTGTGGTATCTAGTGACGTTTGCTTGTCTCTCAACGATCACCTCATCAGAGCTAATGATGAAACATGACGGCTGTCCCTAACACGTCTAACTAGTTCCTTTCACCAGGGACTTAGGCAAAGGTCTACGTACGTTATAGCGCTAAGAACattattgaaataattatatattattataaaaatgagAGGAAGATATGACATTACAAACCCACAAGGCAGACATGATAGACTAAACAACCGAAAACATTAATTGTAAAACTATTATAATGCAATGCGATAACGAAGAGTTAACTTGGGAAAACAAGTTTACGAGGCCCACGTTTAGCATGTCTTAAGTCTCCAGTGTGGTTTATCTTGATCTGGCTTCACCGCTATCCTAAAGTTTGGTTAGTCCGGTTTTTTTGCCATTACGCATCACTGAAAAATCAGCACAGTATAATTTAGTATCATCTACTGTTTGCAATTACACATGGTGCAGCAATTCCTTGTGGGTTTAGCACGGTTCGGTGAGGAGGAATGATGTCTAAGATCTAAGCGTCATcgtcgtacattacagacagtTCGACAGCAGCTAGATCAGGGGACATAGCTCGCATGGCACCACGTGGATGTGGTTGCATCCTGGGTATAGCATGGTGGCACGTGCAATGTGAGGCTAGGTCTCTTGCTGCTGCAGGTCATGTAGTTGTGAGACACATGTCGGTAAACAGGAACATCATGCTGCAATATGT
This DNA window, taken from Gigantopelta aegis isolate Gae_Host chromosome 4, Gae_host_genome, whole genome shotgun sequence, encodes the following:
- the LOC121370026 gene encoding histidine-rich glycoprotein-like — protein: MYCHLTTGGTRHMYCHHTTGGTRHMYCHHTTGDTRHMYCHHTTGDTRHMYCYHTTGDTRHMYCPTGDTRHMYCHHTTGGTRHIYCPTGDTRHMYCPTGETRHMYCHLTTGGTRHMYCHHTTGGTRHMYCHHTTGDTRHMYCYHTTGDTRHMYCYHTTGDTRHMYCPTGGTRHMYCPTGDTRHMYCHHTTGGTRHMYCPTGGTRHMYCPTGGTRHMYCHLTTGGTRHMYCHHTTGGTRHMYCHHTTGGTRHMYCHHTTGDTRHMYCYHTTGDTRHMYCPTGGTRHMYCPTGDTRHMYCHHTTGGTRHMYCPTGGTRHMYCHHTTGDTRHMYCHHTTGGTRHMYCHHTTGDTRHMYCYHTTGDTRHMYCLHTTGGTRHMYCHHR